The following proteins come from a genomic window of Pseudomonas sp. J452:
- a CDS encoding lipoprotein-releasing ABC transporter permease subunit: MFRPIAIFIGTRYTRAKRRNHYISFISLTSMIGLGLGVLAMIVVLSVMNGFQKEMSTRILGMVPHATLSAEQPLADWNAVAEVAKRNPQVTGAAPFAELEGMFSYRGIMQPIQINGVEPAQEQQVSIIGQHMVQGRLDDLRPGEFGVIIGEVTARRFRLNVGDKLTLIVPEVSSAAGGITPRMQRLNVVGVFKVGAELDGSLALISIADASSIQRFAPPQVQSVRIALKDLYQAPQVSAAIAASLGAGYKANDWTHTQGSLFSAMKMEKTMIGLLLLLIIAVAAFNIIATLVMVVADKRSDIAILRTLGATPWQIMSTFMVQGTVIGSIGTLIGGVLGVIVALNVSGWMAWLERVSGTHVFSSDVYYINNLPSDLQVADVLLICGAALLMSFLATLYPAWRASRTQPAEALRYD, from the coding sequence ATGTTCCGGCCTATCGCGATCTTTATCGGCACCCGTTACACCCGCGCCAAGCGGCGCAATCACTACATCTCCTTTATCTCGCTGACCTCGATGATCGGCCTCGGTCTCGGCGTGCTGGCGATGATCGTGGTGCTCTCGGTGATGAACGGTTTCCAGAAGGAAATGAGCACGCGCATCCTCGGCATGGTGCCGCACGCCACCCTCAGCGCCGAACAGCCACTGGCTGACTGGAATGCCGTGGCCGAGGTGGCCAAGCGCAACCCGCAGGTAACCGGCGCGGCGCCTTTTGCCGAGCTGGAGGGGATGTTCTCCTACCGCGGCATCATGCAGCCGATCCAGATCAACGGCGTCGAACCGGCCCAGGAACAGCAGGTTTCGATCATCGGCCAGCATATGGTCCAGGGGCGCCTGGACGATCTGCGTCCCGGCGAGTTCGGCGTGATCATCGGCGAGGTGACGGCGCGGCGCTTCCGTCTCAATGTCGGCGACAAGCTGACCCTGATCGTGCCCGAAGTGAGCAGTGCGGCCGGTGGCATCACCCCGCGGATGCAGCGCCTGAATGTGGTCGGCGTGTTCAAGGTGGGCGCCGAGCTGGATGGCAGTCTGGCCCTTATCAGCATCGCCGATGCTTCGAGCATCCAGCGCTTCGCCCCGCCACAGGTGCAGAGCGTGCGTATCGCGCTCAAGGACCTGTATCAGGCGCCGCAGGTTTCCGCCGCCATCGCCGCCAGCCTGGGCGCCGGCTACAAGGCCAATGACTGGACCCACACCCAAGGCAGCCTGTTCAGTGCGATGAAGATGGAGAAGACCATGATCGGCCTGCTCCTGCTGCTGATCATTGCGGTGGCCGCGTTCAACATCATCGCCACCCTGGTCATGGTGGTGGCCGACAAGCGCTCCGATATCGCCATCCTGCGTACCCTCGGCGCCACGCCGTGGCAGATCATGAGCACCTTCATGGTCCAGGGCACCGTGATTGGCAGTATCGGCACGCTGATCGGTGGTGTGCTGGGGGTGATTGTCGCCCTCAACGTGAGTGGCTGGATGGCCTGGCTGGAGCGGGTCAGCGGCACGCATGTCTTCAGTTCCGATGTCTACTACATCAACAATCTGCCATCCGACCTGCAGGTCGCCGATGTCCTGTTGATCTGCGGCGCGGCGTTGCTGATGAGTTTCCTGGCCACCCTGTACCCGGCCTGGCGCGCTTCCCGCACTCAACCGGCGGAAGCGCTGCGTTACGATTGA
- a CDS encoding DUF2062 domain-containing protein, translated as MPRRLFKRYMPDPESIRTNKSLRFLGTLLHDPNLWHLNRHSVARAMAVGLFAAFVPLPMQMLLAASLAVPVRANLPISVGLVWLTNPVTMPPVFYCTYKLGAWIMGIPPMLLPDELTWEWITGELATLWQPFLLGSLIAGLTFALLAYNLTMLYWRWWVRHNWRKRQERRQQQASPE; from the coding sequence ATGCCGCGTCGTTTATTCAAACGCTACATGCCCGATCCGGAGAGTATCCGGACCAATAAATCGCTGCGTTTCCTCGGCACCCTGCTGCACGACCCCAACCTCTGGCACCTCAACCGTCATTCGGTGGCGCGAGCCATGGCCGTGGGCCTGTTCGCCGCGTTTGTGCCGTTGCCCATGCAAATGCTGCTCGCCGCCAGTCTTGCCGTACCTGTGCGGGCCAACCTGCCGATATCCGTGGGCCTGGTCTGGCTGACCAACCCGGTCACCATGCCGCCGGTGTTCTACTGCACCTATAAGCTGGGAGCCTGGATCATGGGTATTCCGCCGATGCTGCTGCCCGACGAACTGACCTGGGAGTGGATCACCGGGGAACTGGCCACGCTGTGGCAGCCATTCTTGCTGGGCTCGCTGATTGCCGGGCTGACCTTTGCCCTGCTGGCCTACAACCTGACCATGCTCTACTGGCGCTGGTGGGTGCGCCACAACTGGCGCAAGCGCCAGGAGCGGCGCCAGCAACAGGCCTCGCCAGAATAA
- a CDS encoding DNA internalization-related competence protein ComEC/Rec2 codes for MRTGMLALAAGLASLPVLPALPPTWLLWLVLPVGLMLLPYRSYPLALFLFGFGWACVSALWALDERLSAELDGQTLWLEGQVVGLPEQRAGVVRFHLTDAVARRHALPDKLRLAWYDGPALQAGERWRLAVRLKRPQGLVNPQGFDYEAWLLAQRIGATGTVKQGERLASAGGIAAWRDQLRQRLLRVDAQGRAGALAALVLGDDSGLTLADWRLLQDTGTVHLLVISGQHVALLAALLYGLVAGLARLGCWPRYLPWLPAACILAFVGALGYGLLAGFEVPVRRACVMIAVVLLWRLRFRHLGVWTPLLLAWIAVLLIEPLAVLQAGFWLSFGAVALLALVFSGRLGAWPWWLVWWRAQWTLALGLLPLFLALGLPISASGPLANLFAVPWVSFLVVPLSLLGTLLLPVPGVGEGLLWLAGGLLELLFQLLGLLAAAMPAWLPMQLPVWAWMLVSLGVGLLLLPAGVPLRALGLPLLLPLLYPPQQLPAQGQAEVWQLDVGQGLAVLVRTREHALLYDAGPRYGDFDLGERVVVPSLRALGVSRLDVMLLSHADSDHAGGALAVQQRLPVARVLSGEASVLPQQLAAESCLDGASWLWEGVRFTTWRWARAEEGNQSSCLLKVEAAGETLLLTGDIDVAAERALLVEGRALRADWLQIPHHGSRSSSSAAFLDAVAPSAALLSRGSNNPFGHPHPQVVASYQARGITLHDSVASGAIRIRLGAHEAASGWRERRVFWREK; via the coding sequence ATGCGCACAGGGATGTTGGCGCTGGCCGCCGGATTGGCCAGCCTGCCCGTATTGCCGGCTTTGCCGCCGACCTGGCTGCTGTGGCTGGTGCTGCCGGTCGGGCTGATGCTGTTGCCCTACCGCAGCTATCCGCTGGCCTTGTTTCTCTTTGGTTTCGGTTGGGCCTGCGTTTCTGCGCTGTGGGCGCTGGACGAGCGGCTGTCTGCCGAACTGGATGGGCAAACCCTGTGGTTGGAAGGGCAGGTGGTCGGCCTGCCGGAGCAGCGCGCGGGTGTGGTGCGCTTTCATCTCACTGATGCCGTGGCGCGGCGCCATGCCTTGCCGGACAAGCTGCGCCTGGCCTGGTATGACGGCCCGGCGCTGCAGGCTGGCGAACGCTGGCGTCTGGCGGTGCGCCTCAAGCGCCCGCAGGGGCTGGTCAATCCCCAGGGCTTCGACTACGAAGCCTGGCTGCTGGCGCAGCGCATCGGTGCAACGGGTACGGTCAAGCAGGGCGAGCGTCTGGCCTCGGCGGGCGGCATAGCTGCCTGGCGCGACCAGCTGCGCCAGCGCCTGTTGCGTGTCGACGCCCAGGGGCGGGCCGGGGCGCTGGCTGCCCTGGTGCTGGGCGATGACTCGGGGCTGACGCTGGCGGACTGGCGCCTGCTGCAGGACACCGGCACGGTGCACCTGCTGGTCATCTCCGGCCAGCATGTGGCGCTGCTGGCGGCCTTGCTCTATGGCCTGGTTGCCGGGCTGGCACGACTCGGTTGTTGGCCGCGTTACCTGCCCTGGTTACCGGCGGCCTGCATCCTGGCCTTCGTCGGTGCGCTGGGCTATGGCCTGCTGGCGGGCTTCGAGGTGCCGGTGCGGCGGGCCTGCGTGATGATCGCGGTGGTGCTGCTCTGGCGCTTGCGCTTTCGTCATCTGGGCGTGTGGACGCCGCTGCTGCTGGCCTGGATTGCGGTGCTATTGATCGAGCCGCTGGCGGTGCTGCAGGCGGGTTTCTGGCTGTCGTTCGGCGCGGTGGCGCTGCTGGCTCTGGTCTTCAGTGGTCGACTCGGCGCCTGGCCCTGGTGGCTGGTGTGGTGGCGCGCGCAGTGGACGCTGGCACTCGGCCTGTTGCCGCTGTTTCTTGCCCTGGGCCTGCCGATCAGCGCCAGCGGGCCGCTGGCCAACCTGTTCGCGGTGCCCTGGGTGAGTTTTCTGGTAGTGCCCTTGTCCTTGCTGGGGACGCTGTTGTTGCCAGTGCCTGGGGTGGGCGAGGGGCTGTTGTGGCTGGCCGGTGGGCTGCTCGAACTGCTGTTCCAGCTGCTCGGTCTGCTTGCTGCGGCGATGCCGGCCTGGCTGCCCATGCAGTTGCCCGTCTGGGCCTGGATGCTGGTCAGCCTCGGCGTCGGGCTGCTTCTGTTGCCGGCAGGTGTGCCGTTGCGTGCGCTGGGGCTGCCATTACTATTGCCGCTGCTGTATCCGCCGCAGCAGCTGCCGGCACAGGGGCAGGCGGAGGTCTGGCAGCTGGATGTCGGCCAGGGTCTGGCGGTGCTGGTGCGGACCCGCGAGCATGCCTTGCTGTATGACGCCGGGCCGCGCTACGGCGATTTTGACCTGGGCGAGCGGGTGGTCGTGCCATCCCTGCGGGCTCTGGGGGTGAGCAGGCTGGATGTCATGCTGCTCAGTCACGCCGACAGCGACCATGCCGGGGGTGCGCTGGCCGTGCAGCAGCGTTTGCCGGTGGCGCGGGTCCTGAGCGGTGAGGCGTCGGTATTGCCGCAGCAGCTGGCGGCTGAGTCCTGCTTGGATGGCGCCAGTTGGCTCTGGGAGGGTGTGCGTTTCACCACCTGGCGCTGGGCGCGGGCGGAGGAGGGCAATCAGTCGTCCTGCCTGCTCAAGGTCGAAGCGGCGGGTGAGACGCTACTGTTGACTGGCGATATCGATGTGGCGGCCGAGCGGGCCTTGCTGGTAGAGGGGCGCGCGTTGCGCGCGGACTGGCTGCAGATCCCCCATCACGGCAGCCGCAGTTCGTCCTCGGCGGCTTTTCTCGATGCAGTCGCACCTTCTGCGGCGCTGCTGTCGCGGGGCAGCAACAATCCTTTCGGTCACCCCCATCCGCAGGTCGTGGCAAGCTACCAGGCGCGCGGGATCACGCTGCATGACAGCGTGGCCAGTGGCGCCATCCGCATCCGTCTTGGGGCTCATGAGGCGGCCAGCGGCTGGCGTGAACGCCGGGTTTTCTGGCGGGAAAAATGA
- a CDS encoding MotA/TolQ/ExbB proton channel family protein gives MWELVKAGGWMMLPIILCSIAAAGIIAERLWTLRPSRITPPHLLGQVWRWIKDKKLNNDKLKELRADSPLGQILAAGLANSKHGREIMKECIEEAAARVIHELERYLNALGTIAGIAPLLGLLGTVLGMIDIFSAFIGNSTANASVLAGGISKALITTAAGLMVAIPALFFHRFLQRRVDELVVGMEQEAIKLVEVVQGDREVDLTEAPAVATKAETRKEGKKA, from the coding sequence GTGTGGGAACTGGTCAAAGCGGGCGGCTGGATGATGCTGCCGATCATTCTGTGTTCCATCGCAGCCGCCGGCATCATTGCCGAACGCCTGTGGACCCTGCGGCCAAGCCGCATCACGCCACCCCATCTGCTCGGTCAGGTGTGGCGCTGGATCAAGGACAAGAAACTCAACAACGACAAGCTCAAGGAGCTGCGCGCCGACTCGCCGCTGGGGCAGATCCTTGCCGCCGGTCTGGCCAACTCCAAGCATGGTCGCGAGATCATGAAGGAGTGCATCGAGGAAGCCGCAGCCCGCGTCATCCATGAGCTGGAGCGCTACCTAAACGCCCTCGGCACCATTGCCGGCATCGCGCCGCTGCTCGGCCTGCTGGGTACCGTGCTGGGCATGATCGACATCTTCAGCGCCTTCATCGGCAACAGCACGGCGAACGCCTCGGTGCTGGCCGGCGGTATTTCCAAGGCCTTGATCACCACTGCAGCTGGTTTGATGGTGGCGATTCCGGCGCTGTTCTTCCACCGTTTCCTGCAGCGTCGGGTCGACGAGTTGGTGGTGGGCATGGAGCAGGAAGCGATCAAGCTGGTGGAAGTGGTGCAGGGCGATCGTGAGGTCGACCTGACCGAGGCGCCTGCTGTGGCGACCAAGGCGGAAACCCGCAAAGAGGGCAAGAAGGCGTGA